The following DNA comes from Streptomyces sp. NBC_00273.
GCCCGGGCCACCCGCAGGGCCGCCGCGCACGCCGTCTGCGGCCCGTGGGCCCAGGTGGCCGCCGCCGCGAGCGCCGCCAGGTCGGCGGCCGCCGCCGCCCGGTGGCGGGCCACGACCGCCTGGCCGAGCAGCAGCACCCCGCCGAACACCGCCCCCAGCACCGTCGCCACCAGCGCCGCCCACACCGTGGCCGAACCCCGGTCCCGGCTCACGGCGGCGGCCCCACGCTGTCCTCCGCCAGGGCCACCGCCTGCGCGCCGAGCCGTACCGGCAGCCCGCCCGGCCCGGGCGCCTTCGCCGCCACCCGGACCCGCCAGAGGTCGCCCGTCCGCTCCAGCTCCACCCGCGCCCCCGGCGGGGCGGCCTCCCGGGCCGCCGCCTCCGCCACCTCCACCGGCTCCGACCTGGCCGCCGCCCGGGCTCCGGCCCGGGCCGCGTCCACGCACCGGATCTGCGCGGCCGCCGCCATCAGAGCCCATACGAGCAGCGCCGCGAACAGCACCAGCGCCGGAATCACCAGGGCGGCCTCCGCCGTCACATATCCCCGGTCCGACTTTCCCCGGGCGCGCCGTGACGCACCCTCAGAACGGCACATCGAGCGCCTTTCCGATGGTCGACTGAAGGGCCGTGGCGACGACTTCACTCGTCACCACCTTGTAGAGGACGGCCGCGAATGCGCAGGCCGCGATCGTGCCCATCGCGTATTCCGACGTGGACATCCCCTTGTCGCCCCCGTGCGCCCCGAACGCCGTCCGCACACGAAACCAGATGATCCTCATGACACCCTCCTGTGAATTTCCGCTGTTGCTACTTGTGACCCATGCGACTTCAGGGGCTCGAGAGAAGTCCCGAGGCCATACCGATCACCACCGGAGCGACCCCGATCGCGAGAAAAGCGGGGAGGAAACACAGCCCCACCGGTGCAGTGACGAGGACCGCCGCCCGCTGCGCCCGCGCTCCCGCCGTCCGGGCCCGGTCCTCCCGGAGCCCGGACGCGAGACGGG
Coding sequences within:
- a CDS encoding Rv3654c family TadE-like protein, with amino-acid sequence MSRDRGSATVWAALVATVLGAVFGGVLLLGQAVVARHRAAAAADLAALAAAATWAHGPQTACAAALRVARAQGAALGGCLLRGEVAEVTARVTAGPFTVAIRARAGPPGPPG
- a CDS encoding TadE family type IV pilus minor pilin codes for the protein MTAEAALVIPALVLFAALLVWALMAAAAQIRCVDAARAGARAAARSEPVEVAEAAAREAAPPGARVELERTGDLWRVRVAAKAPGPGGLPVRLGAQAVALAEDSVGPPP
- a CDS encoding DUF4244 domain-containing protein, which encodes MRIIWFRVRTAFGAHGGDKGMSTSEYAMGTIAACAFAAVLYKVVTSEVVATALQSTIGKALDVPF